Genomic DNA from Paenibacillus borealis:
AAAGTGGTCGGGAATTATAGTTATAGTAGCTGCGCTTATTCTTCTTTGGGGTGCGACCACTCAAGCAATACAAGCAGCAAATGAGCCCATTTCGAGCGATAATATGCTAATGGCTGTTCCGTACGAAGAAAATGTCAGTAATGTTATGGTGGGCGAGCACGGTGCGGTTCTATTGGTCGATTCAATTGACGACAAAGAGTATACGGAAATGATGAGTATACTTTACCCTAACGGCACAGTAGATGCACAAGGTCAAGATATTCCTGGCATAAACAACCTTGCCGAAGTTCGTGAACAATTTATCGCCGAACATATGAGAGCGTATTCATTAGTTGGAGAGCAGACAACAGAGGTTAAGCTGTCACCATTTAACATCTCCATTACAGATGAATCGAACGGCGAGTACAGTAGTTTATTTTATAAAGCAAGCGTTGGTAATGATAGCTTTGTTTTTCCTTCCGAATGGGGGAACCAGTCATGTGGCTTTATTTCTTTGAGTGAAAAAAATATCTTTATAGCATATACGGATATGGGGATTTGGCGCATAGATCCAGAAAAAATGTCCGCAGAAAAACTCTCGTCCGATGAATACTCCGGCAAAGCGCAAGCTGAAATCAGCAGTGAGATCACGAAGCTTCATCCGGATGCGTACCTTACTTGGGTCGATGGCGTAAAGATCAGTCCTGATGGGAATTATGTCGTTTATCGAACGAATCGGGATAGTATCGAGCTTAACGAGACGTCTATTTGGGAAATTGATCTTAATACCGGAGAGGAAAGTCAATTGATTAATCCGGCCTATAACAACGATATTATTGGGTTCATAAATGATAGCAATGTTGTTGTAGGAGCACTCAGTGACACGCGTATGATTGATGTTAATAGTAAAAGGGCCGTCAATATAGATGTCCCAAAACTGCCGAATTTACGTATCAGTGACGTTAAAAATGAAAATATCGTGTTCTCAAGTTACGAAGAAGGCAGTTCTAATACCACTGCTTTCATTAGTAGTGTCAATGTATCAACAGGGAAGGTATCTGAAATTACCAGTCTATCCGGATATCTTGATGGCGAACCCCGTTTTTCGCCATCGGGAAGTAAAGTTGCTGTAGGTTATGGTGAGGACCCGATGGTTGGCGTTGACGACGTAATGTTCGTTGACTTATCTACGAAATCACATGATTTGCTCTCCAGTTCGCTGCAAAACGCTCGGGCCGTGAAAGGGACTAATGCCCGTTTCCTTTGGATAGATGATGATGCAGTACTCGTTGATACGCAACATGGAAGCGAACACTCCAGCTTCCTGATCAAATCACAAGAGGAGTAATAAGTGACAGAATAGCATAGTATTTCGAGGAAAGGTGGTAAAAAAATGAAATTTAAATTAGCAGCATTTACACTCTCCATAGCCATTTCGTTACTTTTCACATCAAACGTATTCGCGGCCGATTACAGTATCGTTTTCGGGAATACAGCGCCATCTACCGTTAATTTCAACTCGCCGCTTTCTAGCAGTTCAACCTCTGGGTTTGTGGCAGTTAACAGCAAGTGGAATCAGCCGCGTTCGAGTGGAACAAATCCCCATAATGGAGTAGACCTAAATGCACCGTTGAATACGAATGTATACGCGCCGTATGACGGTTGGTCAACTGGTATAAGTGTTACAGGTTCGTATGATATCGATTTTTTGGTGGATGCAAACAACAATAATTTACAAGATGATGGAGATTATCACATCAGGTTTTATCATATGAATAGTAGGGAGGCAGCAGGAAAGAAGAGCAAGGGTGCTCTGATAGGCAAGTCAGGCAATCAAGGAACCACCGCTGCACACCTTCATTTTGGAATCTGTTCAACATCAAGTGGCTTGGTATGGCTCAGAAACGAGGTCAATTACAGGCATTTATCTTCGACGAATTGGAATTCTGGGAAACACCTAGACGCTTATGCTCAAGTGACATGGAGTAGCAACACTGCGTCTTTTACCTCTTATATAATGAATGACGGCGCTAAAGAGTACTTTTCCGAAGTCAGAATGTACTATCGCACAACCTCGGGTTCGTGGACTGATGGAGGTGTTATACCTAGATCTGGCGATACCTACAATTATAATTTTACCGGAAAGGTATCTTCGGGGACATCCGTACAATGGATGATAAGAATTATGCGAAGTGGTGTATCTCAGGCAGCTTTCGGTCCTGCAAAATTCTATCAGCCGGATAACAATCCTAACGCGAGCTCCTACACGTATGGATACTGGACAAACACAGTCTCATAAGATAGTGTCATCGGAGTACACCCACGCAGCTATCTGCGTGGGTGTACGAAGTTCAGAAACATTCGGGGAAGGAGAAATCTTTAATGAACAACTCCAATCAAATGCTACGTGCTTCGGGAATACTCATTACTATCACTATGTTGTTGATGTTGTTAGTCGGATGCAATAACAACAGTATGCCTACTGAAACTATGAACCCCAGCATCGATTCGAGTTCAACACCGACTTCAACCTTACCTCAAACACCTTCACAAATCCCAAGTCCGACACAAATCGGAGAAACTAAGACGTTTAGTGATGGCGGACTCAAACTTGAAGTAACCAATGTCTATGAAGTTCGAACCGAAAGCATGAATGATGACGGAGGTAACCCATGGGAATATAGTGTTTTTGTCTGTTATCCCAGCGCAAGTGTTACCGTTTTAACCGCCGATATGAGTGATGTTACTATAACTGCCGATGGAAAGTCTCATGCAAATTGGGGGGTTCTCTTGGCGTCTGGTGGACGGAAAGAAATCGTGGACAACATGAATTCATTTAATGTTACCTCTGATACACTCGGTATTTATAACCTGGAATCGAGCATGTATGTATTGAAATTAGAGATGTACAACAATGACAAATAGGGAGCATTAAAGCTCCTAAGATACCATCGTAGCCCCGGTATCCATGAATCGGGTACCAGCTAAGCGAAGAGGAACAGCTTTATCCCTATTGCTTGCGCAGGCAAACTGCACGAGATGAGCATGGAGATACTAGGGGGCTGTCCCATAAGCCAAGAAATGGCTGGAACGCCCCTTGTTCTTAGAGTCGGATAGACGGTTGCGCTAGGTGAGGACGCTGCGCGAACGGACCGTTGATCCAATCGCTGATATGAACGAGACTGTCAAACGGAATTGTAGCTCCTTCGGTTTTCCCCATTTCCTTTTATAACAAGAAGGGGTTTGAACAAGCTGAACTAGAAGGCAAAAGGTATCGTCGGTGAGCAGTCTGATATTCGCGGATTTGGTATACCGCATGTTTTCCCTCAGTCTGCAGAGAGTGCACCACGAACTGTGCGCGTGCATCTTCACCTCTAGGGTTAGGCACATAGCGTTTACGTGGATTCTCTCTTGCGGCTTTTCTCTTTGCCTTCAACTCAGCTTTTAAATTCTTTTTGTTTATTGGGTCTGGGTGATTCTTAAACCTGCAAACATTTCCCCTCCGACCTTTGACTTAAGGCCAATCCTTGTCTTCTGGCTTCTTCAATTTCTCGAGCAACAGACCAAATAAACCCACTTAACTCTCGTGCTACAGCTACAATTGCTTTTCCACTGGGCGTCCCCTTGGATAGCATCGCTGTGTATTTTCGATGTAACCGGTGTTGATCCTTCCAAGAAATCGACTGAATTCCGGGATCTTGACCTTGTTGGCGCTTTTTTATCTCTCCTTACAGTGCTGGCTTATAACGATAACTCCAAGCGGCTTCTACCAACAAGCGGCGAAGGTGAGTATTCCCGGATTTTGTAATCTTCCCCTGCCATCGACTCTGACCACTTGAATATTCTCGTGGCACTAAACCGGTGTAACCCATAAAAGCCTTCGCATTTCCAAATCGAGTGAATGAACATACCTCAGCTACGATTCCTGTCGCTGTCGTTTCAGCAACGCCACGCAAGGTTTGAAGCGCTTGAATAACTTAGACCCCGCCGGACGCTGGCGGGGATAGCAGAGCCCTTTGCGGTCTGCTTCTCCAATATCAGCTGTTCCCCGGTGATTATGCCGGTGGGGCAGCTTTTTTTGATGTATTGGGAGGTATCTGACCAGCCTTTTTTTGTTTTTTTAGTAAATTATTCCAGGTGGTTATGCCGGAAAATTATGCGATGTATTGATGAGATTCCCGCAGTGAGTTATGGAGGAAATGAGCTGTAAAAGCAATGTGTCACTGTGAAGGTAACCGAGCCAAATGTATGCGGAAAACCGAATACAATATGTCACTGCGAGGGTAACTGAGCCAAATGTATGTGAAAAACCGAATACAATGTGTCACTGCTAAGGTAACCGAGCCAAATGTAAGTGAAAAACCGAATATAATGTGTCACTGTGAAGGTAACAGGGCCAAATGTATGCGAAAAACCGAATACAATGTGTCACTGCGAGGGAATGAGGTGGAGGGAACCCCTTTCAATTACGGAAAGGGCAAGTTGCGTTAACTGAACTTTTTTGTGCTGCTTGATCGCCCTCAAAGCGATTTTGTTCCGCCGGGAGCCGCCGTTGAATTCGGCCCCCCTTGAGTGTTGAAGTCATCCGGCAGACTCCGGCAGCGTGCCCGCCAATCTGTAAATATGTCCATTGATCCTAGACTGAGGACATTTTTTGCGATCCCCCGGGGCGGTAACATAAAGACATCAAAGCGCAGCCAGCTTTGAATTACCGGGTAAAAGGGGAGTACACAGATGAAACGATCCATGCAAAAAGTAACATCACTAATACTGATGGTCATGATGCTGGCAATGGTAGTAGCTGCCTGCGGGGGGAACAACGCGAAGAACAACAGCGCAAACGCCGGCAACAGTGGCAAGGAGACGCAGGGAGAAGGCAGCAGCAGCGGCAAGAAAACAGAGCTTCTGTTCTGGTCACCATTTTCCGGCTCGGATGGCCCGTTCATGAAGAAGATCGTAGATAAATACAACAGTTCCCAGGATAAATACAAAGTGAATTTCGTGATCCAGCCGAATGGTGAGTATTACAAGCAGCTGGATGTAGCGCTCAGCACCGGCAAGGAACGGCCGGACCTGATGATTATGCACGTGGATCAGGTGCCTACCTACCAGAGCAAGGATCAGCTGCAGGCTGTGGATGAGCTGGCGGCAACTGCCGGAATTAATTCTGCTGATTTTGCCGAAGCACCCGTTAAATACGCTACCATCGACAGCAAGCTGTACACTATTCCGCTCGACATTCACCCGGTGGTGATGTACTACAACAAGGATCTGTTCGAGAAAGCAGGAGTCACCGCCCCGCCAACAAACCGTGCTGAATTCGACGCGGCAGTGGAGAAGCTGACGGATAAATCCAAGGGAGTCTACGGATATGTAGTGCCTACCCTCTGGCCGCAGCAGTTCATCTTCCCGTCGCTTGTCTGGCAGAATGGCGGAGAGCTGTGGAACGGAACGGACGTAGCTTACAATTCTCCGGAAGCGGTAGAAATGGTGCAGTGGCTGCGCGATATGGTCGACAAGGGAATCTCCCCGGCTAATGTGCAGCAGGACGGCGAGAACACGCTGTTCCTGCAGGGCAAGAATGCGATCCAGTTCAACGGACCGTGGATGAAGTCGCAGTTTGATGAAGCCGGGCTTAATTATGGCGTAGCAGTAATGCCGCAGATCGGCAAAGCGAAGCAGGCTATTTATGCAGGCTCGCATGGCTTCGTGGTTCCGAAGGCTGTGACAGACAGCAATACGCTGGCCGGTATCGGTGATTTCCTGAAATATGTCTCCGGCAACTCTCTGGACTGGGCGGAATCCGGTCAGGCGGTAGCTTCCAAAACCGTTATGGACAGTGCAGAATTCAAGGCTATGGAGTTCCAGAGTACCGTATCCCAGAGCTTCTCCTCCGTACAGTTTGCACCGAATGTGCTGAACTGGGGCACCATTGTTGAGCCGGTGTGGAGCGAGCTGAGCAATGCGATTCTCGGCAAAAAATCACCGCAGCAGGCCATGGATGATGCTGTAGCCAAATCCCGTCAGGCGATGAAATAACACTTATGATGAAGTGGATTTTTCGGTAAGCAAAGGCGGGGAGCGCGGAATAGCTTCCCGCTTTTCCCTATACGAAGAAATGGAGGAATCTCTTTTGAAAAGCACATGGACTTCCCGCTTCACCTCATTCCTGTTCATTCTGCCCTATCTTGCAGCCTTCGGACTGTTTCTGCTGTTTCCGATCCTGTACGGTTTTGTGATCAGCCTGCAGGACTTTGAGCTGCTGTCTGCCGCGCATCCTTTTGTGGGGCTGCGCAATTATATAACGATTTTCACCCCGGGGACTTATGAGAACAGTATCTTCTTCCGCGGGCTGTGGACGACTTTCCAGTTTGTCCTGTACTCCGTGCCGCTGCTGATCGTTGTGGGGCTGGGGATGGCGATGCTGGTCAATGCACTGCCGGCGAAGCTCCGGGGGCTGTTCCGGACGTTCTATTTCCTGCCTTATGCCTTGTCGGCTTCCGTTATGGCCGTGATCTGGCTGATGATGTTCGATACCAATGCCGGATTCATTAACAGTCTGCTGCAAAAGCTGGGCCTGACGGGTATTCCGTGGCTGACAGCTACCCCTTGGGTATGGATTGCACTGGTGCTTACAACGCTCTGGTGGACGATCGGATTCAATATGATTATTTTTGTAAATGCACTCAATGAGGTGCCTGAGGATTATTACGAGGCTGCTGCTATTGACGGGGCGGGCGCCTGGAGCAGGTTCGTGTCGATTACACTGCCTTCGATCCGGCCGGTGATGCTGTTCGTGATGATTACCTCAACAATCGCGTCCTTCAACATTTATGCCCAGCCGTTTCTGCTGACGCGCGGAGGGCCGGGAGACACGACCAAGGTGCTGCTGATCAATGTGCTGGACCAGGCATTCGTGCGCAAGGATATCGGCTCGGCTTCTGCGATGGCGATTCTGATGGCGCTGCTGATCATGATGGTGTCTATCGTGCAGTTCCGTCTTACGAACCGGAAGGAGAAGGTATAAATGGGTAAAGCCAAAAAAATAGGCCTGCTGGTGCTGGCCATCCTGATTGCACTGTTCGTGCTGCTGCCGCTCGTGTGGATGCTGTCCACTGCGTTCAAAAATGACTTCGAAGCCCTCTCCGGGCGGATGAACTTCTTCCCGCAGAAGCCCACGCTTGATAATTTCGTTCAGGGGCTGAGCGGGGAGCTGATGAATACACCGATTCTGCGCTGGATCATCAATTCCCTGTCAGTAGGGATTGTGGGTACAGCTATCGTGCTGCTGATCGATTCGATGGCGGCATTTGCCCTGGCCCGGCTGCCGGATCTGCCGCTGCGCCGTACGCTGCTGTCCATGTTCATTGCCTCGCTGATGATTCCAAGCGTGCTGACCTTTCTGCCGATGTACATTGAGTTCAATACACTGGGGCTGATCAACACGTATCAGGCGCTGATTCTGCCGGCTACAGCC
This window encodes:
- a CDS encoding M23 family metallopeptidase, whose amino-acid sequence is MKFKLAAFTLSIAISLLFTSNVFAADYSIVFGNTAPSTVNFNSPLSSSSTSGFVAVNSKWNQPRSSGTNPHNGVDLNAPLNTNVYAPYDGWSTGISVTGSYDIDFLVDANNNNLQDDGDYHIRFYHMNSREAAGKKSKGALIGKSGNQGTTAAHLHFGICSTSSGLVWLRNEVNYRHLSSTNWNSGKHLDAYAQVTWSSNTASFTSYIMNDGAKEYFSEVRMYYRTTSGSWTDGGVIPRSGDTYNYNFTGKVSSGTSVQWMIRIMRSGVSQAAFGPAKFYQPDNNPNASSYTYGYWTNTVS
- a CDS encoding transposase, whose amino-acid sequence is MQALQTLRGVAETTATGIVAEVCSFTRFGNAKAFMGYTGLVPREYSSGQSRWQGKITKSGNTHLRRLLVEAAWSYRYKPAL
- a CDS encoding ABC transporter substrate-binding protein; translated protein: MKRSMQKVTSLILMVMMLAMVVAACGGNNAKNNSANAGNSGKETQGEGSSSGKKTELLFWSPFSGSDGPFMKKIVDKYNSSQDKYKVNFVIQPNGEYYKQLDVALSTGKERPDLMIMHVDQVPTYQSKDQLQAVDELAATAGINSADFAEAPVKYATIDSKLYTIPLDIHPVVMYYNKDLFEKAGVTAPPTNRAEFDAAVEKLTDKSKGVYGYVVPTLWPQQFIFPSLVWQNGGELWNGTDVAYNSPEAVEMVQWLRDMVDKGISPANVQQDGENTLFLQGKNAIQFNGPWMKSQFDEAGLNYGVAVMPQIGKAKQAIYAGSHGFVVPKAVTDSNTLAGIGDFLKYVSGNSLDWAESGQAVASKTVMDSAEFKAMEFQSTVSQSFSSVQFAPNVLNWGTIVEPVWSELSNAILGKKSPQQAMDDAVAKSRQAMK
- a CDS encoding carbohydrate ABC transporter permease; protein product: MKSTWTSRFTSFLFILPYLAAFGLFLLFPILYGFVISLQDFELLSAAHPFVGLRNYITIFTPGTYENSIFFRGLWTTFQFVLYSVPLLIVVGLGMAMLVNALPAKLRGLFRTFYFLPYALSASVMAVIWLMMFDTNAGFINSLLQKLGLTGIPWLTATPWVWIALVLTTLWWTIGFNMIIFVNALNEVPEDYYEAAAIDGAGAWSRFVSITLPSIRPVMLFVMITSTIASFNIYAQPFLLTRGGPGDTTKVLLINVLDQAFVRKDIGSASAMAILMALLIMMVSIVQFRLTNRKEKV
- a CDS encoding carbohydrate ABC transporter permease; this translates as MGKAKKIGLLVLAILIALFVLLPLVWMLSTAFKNDFEALSGRMNFFPQKPTLDNFVQGLSGELMNTPILRWIINSLSVGIVGTAIVLLIDSMAAFALARLPDLPLRRTLLSMFIASLMIPSVLTFLPMYIEFNTLGLINTYQALILPATAGAFGVFLLYQFFVSFPKEIEEAARIDGVNKWNLYARILLPSAVSIMMTLGIFTFMGIYNDFVWPLYATTSPEMRTITAGIAMMATGSYTQSYGKLMAMTTIAALPVLIIFIVGQKSFVKAITSSGVK